From the genome of Thermus islandicus DSM 21543:
TATGGGGTGTCTCCCAAGGGGAACCCCTCGGGGGCCATCTCCAACAACACGCGCAAAAACGGCGCGAAAAGTCCATCGTCCAAGGTGGTGAGGCGGAGGAGGAGAACCCCCCTCCTCTCCGAAAGGGGCGCCAAGGTGAAGGGCTTCCGCGGAGCCATGTGGAGCTTCTCCGCAAGCAGAGGATCTATCCGAGAAAGTAGGGTGAAGAAGAGGCCGTGGGCGTACTTGGCGGGGTAGAGGGGAGGCTTTTCCCCGATGAGCTCGAGGACCACGGCCTGCGGCATCAGGTCTCCTCCTCTTCCTCCTCTTCCTCGGCCTCCTCCCCACCCCCAACGGGCTCCACCTCGGCCGACTCCCCCAGGTACCAGAGAACCCGCTTGCCACCCTCCGAGATCTGGTCAGAGTCCAGAACCTCTCCCGAGGTTGTACCGATGCCCCTTGTAGGCGCGAACAGGAGTTGGACCCGTTGAGGGTCCGGATGGCGAATCCGCAAGAAAACCTTAGGGAGCTCTACGAAACCCAGTTCCGGATCGTACTCGTAAGGGTAATCCACCACCAGCTCCCGCCCATAAAGCTCCCCCGAGCGCAAGGGAACCTCTTTCCAGCGTCGGTTACCCTCCTCTCCGTCGGTAAAACGCCGTTCCACCACCTCCACCGGGGTGAGCTCCTCCTTCTTACCGATAAGCCGGTCTATGGGGACCTCCACCTCGTCCTCCCCCTTGCGCAGGCGAACGCTGGGCGTCCAGCTACGGGTGGCCACAAAGCCTTTGCGGTGAAGGGGCTCTTGGGTGAGGTCTAGCCCATAGACATATTCCCACAAGGCTTCAAAAAGGGTTTCCGCCCGGAGGTCCAGGTACCTGGGGTAGCGGATCGCCTCCCGGAGGCGCTCCTCCCCTCCTTCAGCCAGGTCCGTGCCATCCAGCTCCTTCAGGAGTTCCACGTATCCCTCCGGCAGGCCCCCCAGGTACTGGGGATACTCCTGGCCCACCACGTAAGCCTCCCCCCGGCCCTCTCCCCTCCGGTTCACCCTGCCAAGGCGCTGCATGAGGTTTTCCGGGGGGCAGAGGGTGCTGATGAGGACCTCGGCATCCAGATCCACCCCCACCTCTATGGCGGGCGTGGTGATCAAGATGTAGGGTTCCTTGTCCTTGTCCCGGCGCTTGACCTCCGCGAAGACCTTCCTCCTCTGCCCCTCCGCCAGGCGGCCGTGGTAAAGGAAAACCCCCTCTCCCCTAAGCCTCCGGTATACCTCCACCGCTTCCTTGACCTCCTCGAGGGCCACCAAAATCCGCTTGCCCCGATGTTTTTGGACAATTTCCGGGAGGTCGCCCTGCGGACAGTAATGGAGCACCCGGCTTGGCCGCCTTTGCTGGGGATGGTTCAGGATGCCCTCGAGGAGAAGCTCCTCCGTGTAGGTATTAGGCATGGTGGCGCTCATGACCAGGAAGCGCACACCCGCCTTGTATAGCGAGGCGATCAACCGGCGGAAGTTGACCCAAGCAGTGGCCTCGTACAGGTGGACCTCGTCAAAGACAAAAAGTGTCCTCCGGTCGTGGATTCGCCGCGGAAAGGTGTAGGACTTGGCCCCTGCGGCGTAGCCGAAGTAGCGGTAGAGAAGTTTGTCCAAGGTGGTGAGGATCACATCGGCATGGTAAAGGTGCCGCTCCGCGGTGGCCTCCTCTTGGCCATCCGCACCCAAGCGAAAGCGCACCTGCCGGTGACCCGTGTCTACCACCAAGGCCTGCGGCCGCCCCTCTTCTCGGGCCAGGGTTTTGAGGTAGCGGCGGAAGCGCTCCTCCAGGTCGTCCACCAGGCTTCGCGTGGGCAGGACGAAGACCAGCCGCTCCCCCCGGGCCAGCGCGGGAAAGGCCGCGGCCTCGGTCTTGCCCGTTCCCGTGGGGGCGAGGAGGAGGTGCGCCGGACTTCCCCTGGCAATCTCAAAAACCTCCTTCTGGAAGGGGGTGGGCTTCAGGGAAAACTTGGCGTAAAAGGCCTCCGCGTCTTCCTCCCTCCTCGCCCCACCCGCCCAGGGCCTAAGGCGCACCCGGCGCTCCTTCCTCTGGAACCCTTCGGGTTCCTTTCCCTCCTCCAAGGCCTCTACCAAAGCCCGCCCCCAACCCTCCACTACCTTGGCCTCCTCGCCCCGGTAGGGGTGGAAGTAGGCCAAAAAGTCCAGAAGTACCTCGTCCTCCCGGAAGGGCCAGGGGTCTAGGAAGAACCCGTCCTCGCCGTCGGGGAAAAGATCAAACTCCACGAAGGAGCGGACCTCCCCCGCCTTTCCCTCCCATAGCCGCACCGCGAGTTCCGCTTCCAATTGATCGGCCATCATGAGGAGGAAAAGGTCCTCAGGGAAGCGGTGGGCCAGGCCTTCCGCCACAAAGTCCGAGGCCGCGCTCACCACCTCGGGGGTGGAGTAATCGTGGTGGCCGCGGATCAGGGCCTGGGCGTAGGGGTCTTTCACCTCTTGGGCGATCCGGAAGCGATGCCCGCGAAAGCTGTAGGTGAGCCTACCCTTTTCTTCGGTTATGCGGAAGGTAAGCCGCTTGCCATCGTCGTGGTGTTCTGCTGCCAAGAACAAACGCTCCTTGGTCTTGGGTGAAAGCGCCAAAGGCGCCTCCCCTTCCCGCCACGCCTTCAGGAGCTGGACCACAAGCCCCTGATGGTGGGAGAGGGGCTGGAAGCCCACCTCCTCCGCTAAGAAGAAGACCCTGCCGATCCCTTCACCCATAAGTCCACCAGATCCCAGGCGAAAAACCTCCCTTCCAAGGAGAACCCCCTGGCCCGGCCTCGCCCCTCCGGGAGGACGAAGTACGCCCCTTCGTACCCTGTGACCGGGCTTGGCTCGGGGCTTGCGGGCTCAGGGTCCTCGCCCTCCCCAAAGGCAAAGCGGTAGATGGGATAGGCCCCCTGAACCCGCCCCTGCCACTTCTCTGCCCTCACCGGGGTCAAGGGCTCGTCCTCACGCTCCTCAGGATCTACTTCGCGGGGCTCGCCCACGGCCTCGAGGTAAGCGAACCCCTCTTTGCCGAGCTTGGCCCCGTAACCCTCAAGCTCCAAGAAGGGCGTGAGCTCCTCTTCCTTCTCGGCCAAGACCGCCCCCAGAAACTCTTCCACCACGAGGTATTCCCAGGTGTGCAGCTGAAGATCCCCTCCCTTGGGGGGGCTGCCCTGTCGGCGGAGGCGGCTAAACTCGCTGTGGTTGAGCGTCCGGGGCCCGTGCCGGTGAGTACGGTGGATCCTCCACCCCCCCACGGGATAAGCCCCCAAGGGCACATACCGGCGCGGGAGGACGTAGAAGCAGGGACTGTTCCCCTTCCTTTGATCCGGGGGAAGAAGGCCTGCTTGGGCCCAGAAAAGACGCCTCAGCCACCCGGAAAGGGTGGTAGGGGGAAGGAAGGGGTACGTCGCGATGTCCAGGATGGATCCGGGAAGCACCCGGAAGGTAAGGGCCGAGGTGGGTCGTATGTAAAGGGGTACCACAAACATAACTACTTGGAGCCCTTTGGCATAGCCAAATCTGGCAGGTCTTGACTCACGAAAGCTTCGGCCAGGCGCCGGAGCTCCTCTAGGGCCTCTTTCCCCTGGTAACGACGGAACAGCGCCTCCCCTTGGGGAGCGTCCGCCGCCCGGCGCCGGAACTCCGCAAGGGCCTCGCCGGGATCCTTGAGCGTGGGAGGGAGGACCACCCGCCGCCCTAGAGGAGCCTTGTAGCGGTCCAGGACCAGGTAAGGCCCGAACTCCCCGTCCTCATAGAAATCCAGCCCCTTGGGGTTTCCAGCCCCAAGGCGGGGAAGGCTTTTGAGGAAGGCGTAGGCTACCGGTCGGAACTCCTTCTCGCTGGCGGAAAGAACGTGGTTATAAACGGGGAAAAGCAGACCAGGAGCCCCATACTGCCGCTTGAAGGGCTGAGGCTCCTCCCCCGATTCCCTTCTAAGGTTGGAGGGGTGCATGGCCCGCTGCTTCTCTAGAGGCTCCAGGCCAGGTATGGCCACCCCGCCCCCGTGGGTAAGCCGGCCAATAAAGGTGGTTCGTTCTCTACCTCCCTTCTTCTCCGTGACCAAGGCCCCATAAACCCGGCAGATGGGGCAGTTTTCATCGCCGCAGGTGTTGGGAATGCCGCAGTCCAGGAGGTCGGTAAGAAAGAAGTGCTTCCCGTCCCTTTCCACGGCAGCGTAGAGGAGCTCCCGCCGCTCCACCCCCCGGCGTTTAGTAGGGGAAAGGTAAACCCGCTCGCTGCCGTCAGGGAGGATCACCGTCTCAATGAGGTTCACGTTCACCTGGGTTTCGTGACCGAAATAGACCTCCTGGGGTGCGTAGAGCACGGCGTAGATGTCCCAGTGGTAAAGGGGTTCCGTCTGGGGGCTGAGTCCACTTGCCATCCTAATCCTCCTTTCCCATGCGGATGTACTGGGGGAACCTCGAGGCCAAGCTCAACCGCACCTCGTAGATGAAGCTCTCCCACGCCTTGCCCGGATAACGCCCTGCCAGATGGGCGTAGACCCGGTGAAGATCGTCTTGGGAAACCACCAGGAAGCGGCTTTGGGAGTCTTCATCCTCCTGAACCGCGGCCCCCGCCTCCTGGAGGAGCCGCATGGCCTCCCGGTAGAAAAAGGGACCGCTGGATTCGTAAAGCCGGGCCTGGGTGCTGTCCAGGCTGTAAGCGGCCACGTAGAGGAAGTTCCCGGGTCGCCCCAGGTTGTCTAGAAGCCTCACCACTGCCCTTTTGGCCTCCTGCGTGTTCCGGCCCACCTTGCTCTCCACGTACCCCACCCAGGCACCGAGGAGCCCTGTGAGTCCCGCTACGTCCCGGAAGCGTTGGGCTAGATCGGTTTCTTTCATATCCACCCCCCTCTCTGCGTTTAAAAGAAGCGCGTACCTTTGCAGGCCCTCGTCCAAAAGGCGTGGTTCGGCCACCCGGCCGTAGCGACGGGCCAGGGTGTAGAGGGCGTGCCAAGGAAGGTCTCCAAGGGCGTAGCGCAGGGCCTCCCCCAGGTCGCGGTTGACCGTATCGCCCTCGATAGGCCGGGAACCAAAGGCCTTTTGCAGGACGTGAGAAAGCCACAGCGCCCTAGGGAGGAGGGGGATCTCCTTGGCCCCCTCCAGCAGGTAGAAGGGGAAGCGCTCCAGCACCTTTGCGTTCACTTGGTCACCCAAGGCCTGGAGCGCGTAGACCACACGGCCGTAGGCTTGGCTAAGGGGCCTTCTCCGTTCCACTGTGGGGCTATTGAGCTGGATATACCGTCCAGCGGCTACGTGGAGCGTTCCCGTAACGAAGAGACGCACGAAGTAATGGGCCGCCTCCGGGGCCTCGTACGTTCCCACCCGCACCAAAACGCTCCCCTCCCCAGGCTTGATGGGGGAAAGAAGCGCGAGGGCCGCGCAGGAGAGGCAGACCCAGGGTTCTTCCTGGCCGCTGCCGCTTTGCAGGCGCTGGCTGGGGCTGGCGAAGACCAGCTTGCTCGCTCTTATCTTCCCTTGGCTTAGGGAACCGCCACAGCCATAGCAGACGCCCGCCTTGTCCCCCGGGTCCCTAAAGCGCAAGGGCAAGGGAGTGGCCGAGACCAAGGGGAGCACCTTGACTTTCGGGTCCTCAAGGCTTAGGAGTCGGAGAAACTCCTCGAGGATCTTAGTGAACTTGTTGCCCACGGCGGTGCTGAGCTGGTTTTTAGCCACGGCACCGAAACGAGACAGGTAAGGCCTAAGCCTCTGGATGGCCTGGGGTGCTTCGGTTTCATACGGGTCCAGCCACTTCCAGAACAGATCTAAAGGGTCCTTATGGTCCTTATCTAAATGGTCCTTAACCCGCTCTAAACCCTCCAACCCGCTCTGCTTCCTTGTGACCTTTGCCAGCTCCTCCCACTTTCCTTTAAGCGCATCCGCGTACTTTTTGCGCTCTTTTTCCTGGGCCTGCCGCAGCTTTGTTAGCTCACTGAGCCTCTTGGATCTCTGCGGACCCTCGGGAAGACCGGAAGCCTCAGCTTCCAAACGGTCTATCTTCCGATCCCGGTCCACCAGGCGCTCCTTGACCCCAAGCAGGCTGGCCAAGTACCAGGCGGCAAGGAAATCCCGGGCCCCCAGGGTGACCACAGGCACCTTCGGGGCGCTGATCCCCCGCGCGGCCAGTTGCACGGAGTTCAGAAGGGGTAACAGCCTAGCGGAAAGCCCCTCCAGGCTGAAGGCCTTTTCAATGTATTCACTCCAAATACTCTGGATGTCCAAGGGCGGGGCTTTGCCGCTGACATACACCTTTACGCACCCCACCCCCCGCTCCACCACGGGGTAGCCTCGAGCATCAAGATGCTCCAGGAACGCCTCTATCGCCACCTCGTAAGCGGCCCGAAGCTGAGCCTCCCCGGGAAGAGGAGGGAGGTACAAAAGCCTGTCCCCGCCGCTAGGGGCAAAAGATCCTTGCGCCCTCCCCGGCGCGGTGCGCAGATGGCGTAGATATTGGGGCCCTATCCGTTCTAGAAAAGCTGAAAACTCCGCGTTATCCGTCCACTCTTTGCAGTGCAATAGGGCATCCTTAGGAGCTGCACCGTGGTGCACGTCGGCCACGAGCCGCTTGGCCTGAGCCAAAGTAAGCGGTTCTGCCGTTACCTGCCCCATACTACCCCCAGTCTAGGCCCGCCGTGTCACCCCTTCCGGTGACAAATTGGCCTCCACCGCGCCCCTTGCCCAAGCCACCACCCGCTTCCTTAGCTCCTCGGGTTCCAGCACGGTAGCGTGGGGCCCGTAACCCACGATGAAGTGGACCAAGTCCTCGGAAAGGGGCACTTCCACCTGCCAGACCACGCTCCCATCCGGAAGGTCTTCCACCACCTGGGTGGGATGACGACGGGTGCGGCGGATGAAACCAGCCTTTACGGGGCTGAAGCGCACCCTGACCCGCACCGGGGGCCCCTCATTGGAGAAGGCCCGGAAGCGGCTTTGGGCGTAGGCCCTTACGTCAAAAGCGGGTTTCTTGAAGCGCTCACGGGTAAGTCTGAGCTCCAGGATCTGGTCCAGCCTCAGATCCTTTACGGGGTTGTGGCCCGCCTGTCGGGAGTTGTGGTTGGCGCCTACCAGGTAGAGGTGAGGGTCCCAGGCGATGAGGGCATAAGGGTCAAAGCGGTAGGTCTT
Proteins encoded in this window:
- the cas3 gene encoding CRISPR-associated helicase Cas3' produces the protein MGEGIGRVFFLAEEVGFQPLSHHQGLVVQLLKAWREGEAPLALSPKTKERLFLAAEHHDDGKRLTFRITEEKGRLTYSFRGHRFRIAQEVKDPYAQALIRGHHDYSTPEVVSAASDFVAEGLAHRFPEDLFLLMMADQLEAELAVRLWEGKAGEVRSFVEFDLFPDGEDGFFLDPWPFREDEVLLDFLAYFHPYRGEEAKVVEGWGRALVEALEEGKEPEGFQRKERRVRLRPWAGGARREEDAEAFYAKFSLKPTPFQKEVFEIARGSPAHLLLAPTGTGKTEAAAFPALARGERLVFVLPTRSLVDDLEERFRRYLKTLAREEGRPQALVVDTGHRQVRFRLGADGQEEATAERHLYHADVILTTLDKLLYRYFGYAAGAKSYTFPRRIHDRRTLFVFDEVHLYEATAWVNFRRLIASLYKAGVRFLVMSATMPNTYTEELLLEGILNHPQQRRPSRVLHYCPQGDLPEIVQKHRGKRILVALEEVKEAVEVYRRLRGEGVFLYHGRLAEGQRRKVFAEVKRRDKDKEPYILITTPAIEVGVDLDAEVLISTLCPPENLMQRLGRVNRRGEGRGEAYVVGQEYPQYLGGLPEGYVELLKELDGTDLAEGGEERLREAIRYPRYLDLRAETLFEALWEYVYGLDLTQEPLHRKGFVATRSWTPSVRLRKGEDEVEVPIDRLIGKKEELTPVEVVERRFTDGEEGNRRWKEVPLRSGELYGRELVVDYPYEYDPELGFVELPKVFLRIRHPDPQRVQLLFAPTRGIGTTSGEVLDSDQISEGGKRVLWYLGESAEVEPVGGGEEAEEEEEEEET
- a CDS encoding helix-turn-helix transcriptional regulator is translated as MESRLPDFVQVLREHPQGLSVQQIAIRLGVARQTVYRLREKAQSLGVWVETHRENPEVPPGWMRLEASPEMVFRLTLEEAEALRAAVERVTPLTPLAKKALERLAQGDLALRAAPREEPLIYTPLADEYPEGLFERAVRAIRKGITCEVTYKNAKGQVKTYRFDPYALIAWDPHLYLVGANHNSRQAGHNPVKDLRLDQILELRLTRERFKKPAFDVRAYAQSRFRAFSNEGPPVRVRVRFSPVKAGFIRRTRRHPTQVVEDLPDGSVVWQVEVPLSEDLVHFIVGYGPHATVLEPEELRKRVVAWARGAVEANLSPEGVTRRA